A window of the Dyadobacter pollutisoli genome harbors these coding sequences:
- a CDS encoding TonB-dependent receptor, translated as MYEKNLGTTQKALRINLDRRIYGSFAEIGAGQETAAYFFKAGGASGTVAKTMSAYDMTFSDAIYGTEEGGRYVVESRLMKMLNREYNLVEKRLSEKRGADSQFFAFANTVVALNFQKTNESHGWIGLQFQLTPMGPTNYMVIHVRMRDDENVLQQQALGIIGVNLMYGCFFYYKSPEVLLLSLMDNLTTDRIEIDMVRFSGPDFSKVDNRLMSLRLVKNGFTDAALFGSDGGVLQPSEALYKKHILMLRGRLRPITNVHIDLISNGQKQFLAEPDVDESKVVLISELTLHNLKGGDRDIDEKDFLDRVDILCSLGHMVMISNHHEYYRLVAYLSRLTKLKAGLLLGSPSLQDIFEEKHYEFLPGGILESFATLFSRKVKLFIYPTLQPDGSVYSCENFIVPDHLRPLFQYLIINDKIEDIVNYNKEHMHITTDSVLEKIKRGEPGWEKLVPENVAQIIKEKSLFGLPSEDNYVDTVKQIHQAVGNL; from the coding sequence ATGTACGAAAAGAACCTTGGTACAACACAGAAAGCGTTGAGAATTAACTTAGATCGCAGGATTTACGGGTCATTCGCTGAGATAGGCGCGGGACAGGAAACAGCTGCGTACTTTTTTAAGGCCGGCGGGGCGTCTGGTACAGTTGCCAAAACGATGTCTGCCTATGACATGACGTTCAGTGATGCAATATATGGGACCGAAGAGGGAGGAAGATATGTAGTGGAGTCCCGGTTGATGAAAATGTTGAACCGGGAATATAATCTGGTTGAAAAGCGACTTTCGGAAAAGCGGGGCGCTGACAGTCAATTTTTTGCCTTTGCCAATACAGTTGTTGCGCTCAATTTTCAGAAGACCAATGAGTCTCACGGATGGATCGGGTTGCAGTTTCAGCTCACACCGATGGGGCCTACCAATTATATGGTGATCCACGTGCGAATGCGTGACGATGAGAATGTTCTTCAGCAGCAGGCACTTGGTATTATCGGGGTCAATCTGATGTATGGCTGCTTTTTCTACTATAAATCACCTGAGGTTCTGTTGCTGTCGCTCATGGATAACCTGACGACCGACCGGATTGAAATTGATATGGTACGTTTCAGCGGGCCGGATTTCTCGAAAGTGGACAACCGTCTGATGAGCCTGAGATTGGTGAAAAACGGTTTTACGGATGCTGCATTGTTTGGTAGTGACGGTGGGGTGCTGCAACCTTCGGAGGCATTGTACAAAAAGCACATTCTCATGTTGCGTGGCCGCCTGAGGCCGATCACCAATGTGCACATTGACCTGATCAGCAATGGACAGAAGCAATTTCTGGCAGAGCCCGATGTTGATGAATCCAAAGTTGTACTGATCTCGGAGCTTACTTTGCACAATCTGAAAGGCGGTGACCGGGATATTGACGAAAAGGATTTTCTGGACCGTGTGGACATTCTGTGCTCGCTCGGGCACATGGTAATGATCTCCAACCACCACGAATATTACCGTCTGGTGGCCTATCTGTCGAGATTGACCAAGTTGAAAGCGGGCCTTTTGCTTGGCAGCCCGAGTTTGCAGGATATTTTTGAAGAAAAGCATTATGAATTTCTTCCGGGAGGTATCCTTGAATCCTTTGCAACTTTGTTCAGCCGGAAGGTAAAGTTGTTCATTTACCCTACATTGCAGCCTGACGGATCGGTTTACAGTTGTGAAAACTTCATTGTACCTGATCACCTGCGGCCATTGTTTCAATATCTGATCATTAATGACAAAATCGAGGATATTGTGAATTATAACAAAGAGCACATGCACATTACGACCGACAGTGTGCTTGAAAAAATAAAAAGAGGGGAGCCCGGCTGGGAAAAACTCGTACCCGAAAATGTAGCCCAGATCATTAAAGAAAAGTCACTTTTTGGTCTGCCTAGTGAAGATAATTACGTGGATACTGTCAAGCAGATCCATCAGGCAGTAGGGAATCTTTGA
- a CDS encoding Nramp family divalent metal transporter, which translates to MAQILTPPSTISERIRYLGPGFILSAAVVGSGELIATTALGAKAGFVMFWLIIVSCLAKVALQLEFGKNAIYTGTFIMHNFNQLPGGKWGKSHWSIWLWLSLQGLKLLQVGGIVGGVAIVLNMGFPFISVNIWAIIAVLVTSFLVYRGNYGPIEKGALVMIILFTVVILLSLLLLQETKYAIHWDQLKTGLQFSLPVGMVAMAFGAFGITGVGGDEIMYYNYWCIEKGYAAYAGPNDGSLQWAERAKGWFKVMYLDAVLSMVVYTIVTAAFYLLGAAVLHGGGSVPEGYHMVEVLSRIFTETLGPWAKTLFLVGAFFVLYSTLFTATASWARVWGDAFGQLGWMKFDTPAEQRKAIAILSWVLPAVWCILFLFLQAPVMMVIMGGIATSILLILIVYVSLVFRYRELPVLLSPSATYDLFFWFSVASILVVSGYGLVQII; encoded by the coding sequence ATGGCTCAGATACTGACACCTCCCTCAACCATCTCAGAAAGAATCCGTTACCTTGGTCCTGGCTTTATTCTCTCCGCCGCCGTTGTAGGTTCGGGGGAACTCATCGCTACTACTGCCTTAGGTGCCAAAGCAGGTTTTGTTATGTTTTGGCTAATCATAGTAAGCTGCCTTGCGAAAGTGGCATTACAGCTGGAATTCGGTAAAAATGCCATTTATACAGGCACTTTTATCATGCATAATTTCAATCAGCTGCCTGGCGGAAAATGGGGAAAATCACATTGGAGCATTTGGCTGTGGCTGTCTTTACAAGGGTTGAAATTGTTGCAGGTAGGCGGTATCGTTGGGGGAGTAGCCATCGTACTGAATATGGGTTTCCCGTTTATTTCTGTCAATATCTGGGCGATTATCGCCGTACTTGTAACATCTTTTCTGGTATATCGCGGTAACTATGGGCCCATTGAAAAGGGGGCTCTGGTAATGATTATTCTGTTTACAGTGGTCATTCTGCTCTCATTGCTGCTCTTGCAGGAAACGAAATACGCTATTCACTGGGACCAGCTGAAAACGGGCCTGCAATTTTCACTGCCGGTGGGTATGGTGGCCATGGCTTTTGGCGCATTTGGCATTACCGGTGTGGGCGGCGACGAGATTATGTACTACAATTACTGGTGCATTGAAAAGGGGTATGCGGCTTATGCGGGACCAAATGACGGCAGCTTGCAATGGGCTGAGCGGGCAAAAGGTTGGTTTAAAGTAATGTACCTGGATGCGGTGCTTTCTATGGTCGTATATACCATCGTTACTGCGGCATTTTATTTGCTGGGCGCGGCTGTTTTACATGGTGGAGGAAGTGTGCCGGAAGGTTACCATATGGTGGAAGTGCTGTCGCGCATTTTTACTGAAACATTGGGTCCCTGGGCGAAGACGTTGTTTCTGGTAGGGGCGTTTTTTGTGTTGTACTCCACGTTATTTACCGCTACGGCAAGCTGGGCGAGGGTTTGGGGCGATGCGTTTGGCCAGCTCGGGTGGATGAAATTTGATACGCCGGCCGAGCAGCGAAAGGCAATCGCAATACTTTCGTGGGTTCTTCCGGCAGTCTGGTGCATTCTATTCCTGTTTTTGCAGGCACCGGTCATGATGGTTATTATGGGCGGAATCGCCACCTCTATTTTATTGATCCTGATCGTTTACGTTTCCCTGGTGTTCCGCTATCGCGAACTACCCGTTTTGCTTTCTCCCTCAGCGACATATGATTTGTTTTTTTGGTTCAGCGTGGCCTCCATTCTTGTTGTCAGCGGCTATGGGCTTGTACAAATTATATAA
- a CDS encoding Gfo/Idh/MocA family protein — protein sequence MQKPNEVSRRDFIKNSTGAAVALSIPYIIPAQAFGANDRVRVAVLGVNGRGQDHIKGFNNLSNVEVATFCDPDNNIVQKRAKEFEEKTGKKVKTENDLRKVFEDKSIDAVSIATPNHWHALAAIWACQAGKDVYVEKPGSHNLHEGRKLVEAAHKYKRVVQHGVQLRSSEALKEAVKHLRDGLIGNVYMARGLVYKWRPDIGDKGTEPIPAGLNYDLWTGPAEMKPFSKNYVHYDWHWHWNYGNGDIGNQGIHETDMCMWGLGVDSFPEKITSSGGKFLWNDAKETPELLTSSFIYPKEKKIIEFEVRPWMTNDEGGAGIGNIFYGSEGYMVVKGYDYYETFLGKEKKPGPTRKAGGDHYKNFIDAVVAKDPSLLNGPVETAHLSSGLAHLGNIAYRTGRALTFDPKTEKFVGDDDANKYLTRKYRAPYSLPQVV from the coding sequence ATGCAAAAACCAAACGAAGTTTCGAGAAGGGACTTTATCAAGAACTCAACAGGTGCGGCAGTCGCGCTTTCCATTCCCTACATTATTCCTGCTCAGGCATTCGGTGCCAATGATAGGGTCCGTGTAGCGGTATTGGGTGTGAATGGGCGCGGACAGGACCATATCAAAGGTTTTAATAATTTAAGTAATGTTGAAGTAGCTACTTTTTGCGACCCCGACAACAACATTGTTCAGAAACGGGCCAAAGAATTTGAAGAAAAAACCGGCAAGAAAGTGAAGACTGAGAATGACTTGCGTAAGGTTTTTGAAGATAAATCGATTGATGCGGTTAGTATAGCTACGCCAAACCATTGGCACGCGCTGGCTGCTATCTGGGCTTGCCAGGCTGGGAAGGATGTGTATGTCGAAAAACCAGGTTCCCATAATTTACACGAAGGCAGAAAGCTGGTAGAGGCGGCACACAAATACAAGAGAGTGGTGCAGCACGGGGTGCAATTGAGAAGTTCAGAAGCGTTAAAAGAGGCTGTAAAACACTTGCGTGACGGGTTGATAGGAAATGTTTACATGGCGAGAGGGCTTGTGTACAAATGGAGACCTGATATTGGCGACAAAGGTACCGAGCCGATACCGGCAGGGCTTAATTATGACCTGTGGACAGGTCCGGCCGAAATGAAGCCGTTCTCCAAAAACTATGTGCATTATGACTGGCACTGGCATTGGAATTACGGAAATGGTGATATTGGAAACCAGGGAATTCATGAGACGGATATGTGTATGTGGGGGCTGGGCGTCGATAGCTTTCCCGAGAAGATCACATCGTCGGGAGGCAAGTTTTTGTGGAATGATGCGAAGGAAACACCTGAGTTGCTGACGTCTTCATTTATTTATCCAAAAGAGAAAAAGATCATTGAGTTTGAAGTACGTCCCTGGATGACCAACGATGAAGGCGGTGCTGGTATCGGAAACATATTCTATGGTTCGGAGGGATATATGGTTGTAAAAGGGTATGACTATTACGAAACGTTTTTGGGTAAGGAAAAGAAACCTGGGCCAACACGCAAAGCAGGAGGCGATCACTACAAAAACTTCATTGATGCAGTAGTAGCGAAAGATCCTTCATTACTCAATGGACCGGTTGAAACTGCTCATCTTTCGTCAGGATTGGCACATTTGGGTAATATCGCTTACAGAACAGGAAGAGCGCTGACATTTGATCCTAAGACTGAGAAGTTTGTAGGAGACGATGACGCGAACAAGTACCTGACCAGAAAGTACCGCGCCCCATATTCACTGCCGCAGGTAGTGTAG
- a CDS encoding type II toxin-antitoxin system HigB family toxin, with product MKVHLIKKKSIEDFVRSNAKSKPSCEDWLNKLKYADWTQPEHVKATFGSADLLGDGTNRVVFNIGGNNYRLIAKYVFGQKHVHLFVCWIGTHSDYTVLCKNREQYTVNQF from the coding sequence ATGAAAGTACATCTTATAAAAAAGAAAAGCATTGAGGATTTTGTGAGAAGTAATGCAAAGAGCAAACCTTCTTGCGAGGATTGGTTGAATAAGTTGAAATATGCCGACTGGACACAGCCAGAGCATGTCAAGGCTACTTTCGGCTCTGCGGATTTGCTAGGAGACGGAACGAACAGGGTTGTGTTTAACATTGGAGGAAATAACTATCGGCTGATAGCGAAGTACGTTTTTGGCCAGAAACATGTCCATTTATTTGTTTGCTGGATTGGTACGCATTCGGATTACACTGTTTTATGCAAGAACCGCGAGCAGTATACGGTTAATCAGTTTTAA
- a CDS encoding helix-turn-helix domain-containing protein, with translation METLKYRIIKDGKQYKDYCNALEELLIGQNSDENIDEIELLTLLIEKYDSENDTFGEVDPVTLLQSLMNEHEMRAKDVVDLLNVSKGYVSDILHYRKGMSKEVIRKLADHFKVNQKAFNRPYTLKMPSRLGIPGTRISMNPR, from the coding sequence ATGGAAACACTAAAATATAGGATAATAAAAGACGGCAAGCAGTACAAGGATTATTGTAATGCATTGGAAGAGCTGTTGATAGGTCAAAATTCAGATGAGAATATTGACGAAATTGAGCTACTTACGCTTTTGATTGAAAAGTATGATTCTGAAAACGATACATTCGGAGAGGTTGACCCTGTTACACTACTTCAATCCCTCATGAATGAACATGAAATGAGGGCAAAAGATGTTGTAGACTTGCTTAATGTAAGCAAAGGTTACGTTTCTGATATTTTACATTACAGAAAGGGAATGTCAAAAGAAGTCATCAGAAAGCTTGCAGATCATTTTAAGGTTAATCAAAAGGCCTTTAATCGACCGTATACGCTGAAAATGCCTAGCAGACTTGGAATACCAGGTACACGGATATCAATGAATCCACGATAA
- a CDS encoding DUF5618 family protein — MEPNQEISRYLANAKEILSTKAKKEGNEYRDIKYVQMASGTAYNAALMIADQYLLRKEGNKFIKPKSIDEYRNRLRKYNKTLLSYLNEAYDTLHLAGYYHGTPSVRTIKEGLDATQKMLASIE; from the coding sequence ATGGAACCCAATCAGGAAATTAGCCGCTACCTAGCGAACGCAAAGGAAATTCTCAGTACGAAGGCAAAAAAGGAAGGAAATGAGTATCGAGACATCAAATATGTTCAGATGGCGTCCGGTACGGCTTACAATGCGGCCTTGATGATTGCTGATCAGTACCTTTTGAGGAAAGAGGGGAATAAATTTATCAAACCTAAAAGTATTGATGAATACCGAAATAGATTGAGAAAATATAACAAGACTTTACTGTCCTATCTGAACGAGGCCTACGATACTTTGCATTTGGCTGGATACTATCACGGCACACCATCTGTAAGAACCATAAAAGAGGGATTGGATGCTACGCAAAAAATGTTGGCATCGATTGAGTAA
- the accC gene encoding acetyl-CoA carboxylase biotin carboxylase subunit: protein MFKKILIANRGEIALRVIRTCREMGIKTVAVYSTADRDSLHVRFADEAVCIGPPPSRQSYLSIQNIISAAEVTGADAIHPGYGFLSENAEFSQICADYGIKFIGATAAQINGMGDKATAKATMIAAGVPVVPGSEGLLESVEQGKRLAEGIGYPVIVKATAGGGGRGMRIINKPDEFEKAWNDARTESAAAFGNDGLYLEKFVEEPRHIEIQIIGDQFGKVCHLSERDCSIQRRHQKLVEETPSPIITPELREKMGAAAIKGAQAIGYEGAGTIEFLVDKHGDFFFMEMNTRIQVEHPITEEVTDFDLIKEQIKVAAGEPISGVNYTPKLFAMECRINAEDPGNGFRPAPGKITNLHFPGGHGVRIDSHVYSGYTIPPNYDSMIAKLIVSGQSREEVITRMKRALQEFVIEGIKTTIPFHIKLMDDAGFKSGNFTTKYLETFDFSSLKG, encoded by the coding sequence ATGTTTAAAAAGATACTCATTGCTAACCGGGGTGAAATCGCATTACGTGTGATCAGGACCTGCCGGGAAATGGGAATTAAAACCGTAGCGGTTTATTCCACAGCCGACCGCGATAGCCTTCATGTACGATTTGCTGACGAAGCAGTATGCATAGGGCCTCCTCCAAGCAGACAATCTTACCTAAGTATACAAAATATCATTTCAGCAGCGGAAGTTACCGGCGCGGACGCAATCCATCCCGGGTACGGATTCCTGTCTGAAAATGCTGAATTCTCCCAGATATGTGCCGATTATGGCATTAAATTCATTGGCGCAACTGCTGCGCAGATCAATGGAATGGGTGATAAAGCTACTGCAAAAGCGACCATGATCGCAGCTGGTGTTCCGGTAGTACCAGGCTCAGAAGGATTACTGGAATCTGTTGAACAAGGCAAAAGATTGGCCGAAGGAATTGGCTATCCGGTGATCGTGAAAGCGACGGCCGGTGGTGGTGGACGTGGAATGCGTATCATTAACAAGCCCGACGAGTTCGAAAAGGCCTGGAATGATGCCCGTACTGAATCTGCTGCTGCATTTGGCAACGACGGTTTATACCTCGAAAAATTTGTAGAAGAGCCGCGTCACATTGAAATCCAGATCATCGGAGATCAGTTTGGTAAGGTTTGCCACTTGTCAGAGCGCGACTGTTCTATTCAGCGTCGCCATCAGAAGCTGGTTGAAGAAACACCTTCTCCTATCATTACCCCCGAACTTCGCGAAAAAATGGGTGCAGCTGCTATCAAAGGAGCGCAGGCCATTGGTTATGAAGGGGCCGGTACCATCGAGTTTTTGGTGGACAAGCACGGTGATTTCTTTTTTATGGAAATGAATACCCGTATTCAGGTTGAACATCCTATTACGGAAGAAGTTACCGATTTCGATCTAATCAAAGAGCAAATCAAAGTTGCTGCGGGTGAACCGATTTCCGGTGTTAATTACACGCCTAAGCTTTTTGCAATGGAGTGCCGTATTAATGCCGAGGATCCTGGAAACGGTTTCAGACCTGCTCCTGGAAAAATCACCAATCTGCACTTCCCTGGTGGACACGGCGTACGTATCGATAGTCATGTTTACAGCGGCTATACTATTCCGCCTAACTATGATTCCATGATCGCGAAATTGATCGTAAGTGGTCAGTCGCGCGAAGAGGTGATCACCCGTATGAAGCGTGCATTGCAGGAATTTGTGATCGAAGGGATCAAAACTACGATCCCATTCCACATTAAACTAATGGACGATGCAGGATTCAAATCAGGAAATTTCACGACGAAATATCTTGAAACATTTGACTTCTCGTCGTTGAAAGGATAA
- the accB gene encoding acetyl-CoA carboxylase biotin carboxyl carrier protein: METKEIQKLIDFIAQSGLDEVNIETADLKIKVKRYGSAPTASVTTTSPAAPAPSYAPAVPTAPVAPSAPAEPVVSTEAASNLITIKSPMIGTFYRASSPETPAFSNIGDEIKPGKVVCVIEAMKLFNEIESEVSGKIVKILVENATPVEFDQPLFLVEPI, translated from the coding sequence ATGGAAACCAAAGAAATCCAAAAATTGATTGACTTCATTGCCCAGTCGGGTCTTGATGAAGTGAACATTGAAACTGCTGATCTGAAAATTAAGGTAAAACGTTACGGTTCCGCGCCTACGGCATCGGTTACTACTACGTCTCCTGCCGCTCCTGCGCCATCTTACGCGCCAGCGGTACCTACGGCTCCGGTCGCGCCGTCAGCTCCTGCAGAACCAGTGGTTTCCACCGAAGCGGCTTCTAACCTAATCACGATCAAATCCCCGATGATCGGTACATTCTACCGCGCATCCAGCCCAGAAACTCCTGCATTCTCTAACATAGGAGATGAGATCAAGCCGGGCAAGGTAGTTTGTGTGATCGAAGCGATGAAGCTTTTCAATGAAATTGAATCTGAGGTTTCAGGTAAAATTGTAAAAATACTAGTTGAAAACGCCACGCCGGTAGAATTTGACCAGCCATTATTTCTTGTTGAGCCTATATAA
- the efp gene encoding elongation factor P, with product MATTADLRNGLVIHYNHDLFQVIEFQHVKPGKGNAFVRTKLKSLTSGKVLDNTFSSGAGIIPVRVERHKFQFLYKDEVGFNFMNSETFDQVLIDEKLVTNADLMKEGQEVEILINTENDAALLCELPPFVELTVTYSEPGLKGDTANSPKKAIEVETGARIMVPLFIEEGQKIKVDTRTYDYVERVKS from the coding sequence ATGGCAACTACTGCAGATTTGCGTAATGGGTTAGTGATACATTATAACCACGATCTTTTTCAGGTTATAGAATTTCAGCACGTAAAACCTGGTAAAGGAAACGCCTTTGTACGCACCAAACTGAAAAGCCTTACCTCTGGAAAAGTGTTGGATAATACTTTTTCTTCCGGTGCAGGTATTATTCCCGTTCGCGTTGAAAGACACAAATTCCAGTTTTTATATAAAGACGAAGTTGGTTTCAACTTTATGAATTCCGAAACATTTGACCAGGTGTTGATTGACGAAAAACTGGTTACCAATGCCGACCTGATGAAGGAAGGGCAAGAAGTGGAAATTCTTATCAATACTGAAAATGATGCCGCTTTGCTTTGCGAGCTGCCTCCGTTTGTGGAATTGACCGTAACCTACTCTGAGCCTGGCTTGAAAGGTGATACCGCCAACTCTCCTAAAAAAGCAATCGAAGTGGAGACAGGTGCAAGAATTATGGTTCCTTTGTTTATTGAAGAAGGACAAAAAATCAAAGTCGATACCCGCACATACGATTACGTAGAAAGAGTAAAATCATAA
- a CDS encoding beta-ketoacyl-ACP synthase III, with product MTQIKASITGIQGYVPDYILTNAELETMVATNDEWIVSRTGIKERRILKGEGLGSSHMGAEAVKGLLAKTNTRPDEIDLLICATTTPDFVFPCTANLICDMVGIRNVGSFDIQAACSGFVYALTLGSQFIETGKYKKIIIVGADKMSAIVDYTDRKTCILFGDGAGAVLLEPDTEGNGIIDSIIKSDGVGYPYLNQKGGGSRYPPTHETIDKGMHYVFQDGAQVFKFAVTNMADISAEIMEKNGLTGDDIAWLVPHQANRRIIEATAHRMGVGMDKVMVNIQKYGNTTAATIPLCLWDYESQLKKGDNLVLAAFGGGFTWGSIYLKWAYGA from the coding sequence ATGACCCAAATCAAAGCCTCTATAACAGGAATACAAGGGTATGTGCCTGATTATATTTTGACAAATGCCGAACTGGAAACAATGGTGGCGACGAACGATGAATGGATCGTAAGCCGCACTGGTATCAAAGAAAGGCGTATCCTCAAAGGTGAAGGTTTAGGAAGTTCACATATGGGTGCCGAGGCTGTAAAAGGGCTGCTTGCCAAAACCAATACACGCCCGGACGAAATTGATCTGCTGATTTGCGCCACTACTACCCCTGATTTTGTTTTCCCGTGTACTGCCAATCTTATCTGTGATATGGTAGGCATCCGCAATGTCGGAAGTTTCGATATCCAGGCTGCCTGCTCAGGTTTTGTATATGCGCTCACACTGGGTTCGCAATTCATTGAAACAGGAAAATATAAAAAAATAATCATCGTCGGTGCCGACAAAATGTCCGCTATCGTAGATTATACCGACCGCAAAACCTGTATCCTTTTTGGTGACGGTGCCGGAGCGGTTTTGCTCGAACCGGATACCGAAGGAAATGGTATCATTGATTCCATTATCAAATCCGACGGTGTAGGTTACCCTTATCTCAACCAAAAAGGAGGAGGAAGCCGGTACCCGCCCACGCATGAGACTATTGACAAAGGAATGCATTACGTTTTCCAGGATGGCGCGCAGGTTTTCAAGTTTGCCGTTACCAACATGGCCGACATTTCCGCTGAGATCATGGAAAAGAATGGACTTACAGGAGACGATATCGCCTGGCTGGTACCACATCAGGCCAACCGCAGGATCATAGAAGCCACCGCTCACCGCATGGGCGTGGGGATGGATAAAGTGATGGTAAACATCCAGAAATACGGAAACACCACGGCAGCAACAATACCTCTTTGCCTGTGGGATTATGAATCACAGCTTAAAAAAGGAGATAACCTGGTACTGGCCGCATTTGGAGGAGGTTTCACCTGGGGTTCCATTTACTTGAAATGGGCTTACGGTGCTTAA
- the plsX gene encoding phosphate acyltransferase PlsX: protein MKIAVDAMGGDLAPQAIVEGVIQAASELPSEARIVLIGRESVIWEIFNQNNFTPTNVDVVHAEDVIEMGEHPTKALSQKPNSSIGVGFKLLKEKEVDIFCSAGNTGAMHVGALFSIKAIEGIIRPAIAGFVPQVGGGYSIMLDIGANADCKPEVLAQFGEIGSIFAQYTFQIDRPRVALMNIGEEEQKGSLTSQATYPLLKQNKRINFIGNIEGKDLFTNKADVIVTDGFTGNILFKLGESLYEISKKRGFQDDFIDQTNYESIGGSSIIGVNGNVMIAHGISSPLAIKNMIGWAFKQVKSKAYLHIAQALN, encoded by the coding sequence ATGAAAATTGCGGTAGATGCTATGGGGGGAGATTTAGCTCCACAGGCAATTGTTGAAGGGGTTATCCAGGCCGCTTCTGAGCTACCATCCGAGGCGAGAATCGTTTTAATTGGCCGTGAAAGTGTTATTTGGGAAATTTTTAACCAAAACAATTTCACTCCTACTAATGTTGACGTCGTTCACGCAGAAGATGTTATCGAGATGGGTGAACATCCAACGAAAGCCCTTTCTCAAAAACCTAATTCCAGCATAGGAGTGGGTTTCAAACTTCTGAAAGAAAAAGAAGTCGATATATTCTGCAGTGCAGGAAATACCGGAGCAATGCATGTAGGCGCCTTGTTTAGCATTAAAGCTATCGAAGGAATTATCAGACCTGCCATTGCCGGATTTGTACCACAGGTCGGCGGCGGATATTCTATCATGCTTGATATCGGTGCCAATGCTGACTGCAAACCCGAGGTTCTTGCCCAATTCGGTGAGATCGGTTCTATTTTTGCCCAATATACCTTTCAAATAGATCGTCCGCGTGTTGCGCTGATGAATATTGGAGAAGAAGAGCAAAAAGGCTCACTCACTTCCCAGGCGACCTATCCCCTTCTCAAACAAAATAAGCGAATCAATTTTATCGGAAATATTGAGGGAAAAGACCTCTTTACCAACAAAGCGGATGTAATTGTTACGGACGGCTTTACCGGTAATATTTTGTTTAAATTGGGAGAATCGCTGTACGAAATTTCCAAAAAGAGAGGTTTTCAGGATGATTTTATAGATCAGACTAATTACGAATCAATTGGAGGCAGCTCCATTATCGGGGTAAACGGGAATGTTATGATCGCTCATGGAATTTCTTCACCTTTAGCGATAAAGAATATGATCGGCTGGGCGTTTAAGCAGGTCAAATCCAAGGCATATTTGCATATAGCACAAGCATTGAATTAG
- the rpmF gene encoding 50S ribosomal protein L32: MAHPKRRHSTTRRDTRRAHDFLTGKQLGTDSSTGEIHQLHRAHVHEGNLVYRGKVVVENYTKTV; encoded by the coding sequence ATGGCACATCCTAAGCGGAGACATTCCACTACACGTCGCGATACACGCAGAGCGCATGACTTCCTTACCGGAAAGCAATTAGGCACTGATTCTTCAACCGGAGAAATTCACCAGTTACATCGTGCTCACGTTCACGAAGGCAACTTGGTTTACAGAGGAAAAGTGGTAGTTGAAAACTACACTAAAACAGTTTAG
- a CDS encoding YceD family protein yields the protein MQSFLTEEVKELSKYNIDIYGLEDKQYDYDMESGDAFFQELEQDLIEHGSFKTHVVLNKSATMMQLNFQTKGTVTLICDRSLEPFEEPVDSNERIILKFGDHDEELTDEIEIINRNTNRINIARYIFDFIALSLPIKKIHPDLRDENDESDPLDEEDGVLVYSSGDEKGVIDNEEEEKIDPRWEALKKLRGE from the coding sequence TTGCAGTCCTTTTTGACAGAAGAAGTGAAAGAGCTAAGTAAATACAACATAGACATTTACGGTTTGGAAGACAAACAGTATGACTATGACATGGAATCCGGTGATGCATTTTTTCAGGAACTGGAACAGGATCTGATAGAGCACGGCTCGTTCAAAACACATGTTGTTCTGAACAAATCCGCTACCATGATGCAGCTTAATTTCCAGACAAAAGGGACAGTAACCCTGATTTGTGACAGAAGCCTGGAACCTTTCGAGGAACCGGTTGATTCAAACGAACGTATCATATTGAAGTTCGGCGATCACGATGAGGAACTGACTGATGAGATTGAGATTATAAACCGGAATACCAACAGGATTAATATTGCCCGTTATATTTTTGACTTTATAGCCCTTTCGCTGCCCATCAAAAAAATACATCCGGATTTGCGTGATGAAAATGACGAATCTGACCCGCTGGATGAAGAAGATGGGGTGCTTGTTTACTCATCAGGAGACGAAAAAGGCGTAATTGACAACGAAGAAGAAGAAAAAATTGACCCCCGCTGGGAAGCATTGAAAAAACTGAGAGGGGAGTAA